In the genome of Tannockella kyphosi, one region contains:
- a CDS encoding GH25 family lysozyme: protein MNKYKDWFSHNIKSLKQFVSNHKKKSILFISIFLLISCAGYYFLFYEQTPSLDQEETELKEEIEDLDIEESNEETEEEIEEEVEEDIETEEDEKLSVFVPSYKSISNQTNNTTTGIDVSYYQGIIDWDLVDVDFAMIKIGSRGISSGTIQEDSCAQYNLQEATANGIYCGAYFFSTAITVAEAIEEANFVCDIIDSYSISYPVVYNCENFDSTSSRQYGLTVEERSEIAVAFLEQVESRGYVGMFYASSSHYFVEDLWDKDMISSSYRLWIAKYGTFSDASDYCNMWQYSDSGTITGISTSVDLNYAYFGVSKAATPKSSSSTVVDIPSDESLGSFTTTNDSVTAKDVVNVRSSMDQSDSSNIIGELNNGTVVTRLGYFTSGWSKISFNGEVGYVVSSLITTETSYVTPQEEEEEVETFTTVFSDVNETVTAKDVINLRDIPSVEDSSTVITQLTSDDTATRTGVSSEGWSRVVYQGETYYCISSYLEVVE, encoded by the coding sequence ATGAATAAATATAAAGATTGGTTTAGCCATAATATAAAATCATTAAAACAATTTGTAAGTAATCATAAGAAAAAAAGTATTCTATTTATTTCGATATTTCTTTTGATAAGTTGTGCTGGTTATTATTTTTTATTCTATGAACAAACACCCTCATTAGATCAAGAAGAAACTGAGTTAAAGGAAGAAATAGAAGATTTAGATATAGAAGAATCAAATGAGGAAACAGAAGAAGAAATAGAAGAAGAGGTAGAAGAAGACATAGAAACAGAGGAAGATGAAAAGTTATCTGTTTTTGTTCCTAGTTATAAATCAATTTCAAATCAAACTAATAATACAACAACTGGAATTGATGTTTCCTATTATCAAGGTATTATTGATTGGGATTTAGTTGATGTTGATTTTGCAATGATCAAAATAGGATCTAGAGGGATTTCATCTGGGACTATCCAAGAAGATTCTTGTGCCCAATATAATTTGCAAGAAGCTACTGCAAATGGTATTTATTGTGGAGCTTATTTCTTTTCTACTGCTATTACGGTAGCAGAAGCTATTGAAGAAGCTAATTTTGTATGTGATATTATTGATAGTTATTCTATTAGTTATCCTGTTGTCTATAACTGTGAAAACTTTGATAGTACATCTAGTCGTCAGTATGGTTTAACTGTTGAAGAACGTAGTGAAATAGCAGTTGCTTTTTTAGAACAAGTAGAAAGCAGAGGTTATGTTGGTATGTTTTATGCTTCTAGTTCTCATTATTTTGTAGAGGATTTATGGGATAAAGATATGATTAGTAGTAGTTATCGATTGTGGATAGCAAAATATGGAACATTTAGTGATGCTAGTGATTATTGCAATATGTGGCAATATAGTGATAGTGGTACGATCACTGGTATTAGTACTAGTGTCGACTTGAATTATGCATATTTCGGTGTATCCAAAGCTGCCACTCCAAAAAGTAGCTCCTCTACTGTTGTTGATATCCCTAGTGATGAAAGTTTAGGAAGTTTTACTACAACCAATGATTCTGTTACTGCAAAAGATGTTGTAAATGTACGGAGTTCCATGGATCAAAGTGATAGTAGTAATATTATTGGAGAATTAAATAATGGAACTGTTGTTACAAGACTTGGCTATTTTACAAGTGGTTGGTCTAAGATTAGCTTTAATGGTGAAGTTGGGTATGTAGTTAGTAGCCTTATTACTACAGAGACATCTTATGTAACTCCTCAAGAAGAAGAAGAAGAAGTAGAAACCTTTACTACTGTATTTAGTGATGTCAATGAAACAGTTACTGCAAAAGATGTTATTAATTTAAGAGATATCCCTAGTGTGGAAGATAGTTCCACTGTTATTACACAATTAACAAGTGATGATACTGCTACTCGTACTGGAGTTTCTAGTGAAGGATGGTCTAGGGTTGTTTATCAAGGAGAAACATATTATTGTATTAGTAGTTATCTAGAAGTAGTTGAATAA